A window of the Brassica oleracea var. oleracea cultivar TO1000 chromosome C1, BOL, whole genome shotgun sequence genome harbors these coding sequences:
- the LOC106297641 gene encoding extensin-like — translation MKCSIVLVEAAILCLVAFPTTTVGKNLRFGLKPTQGWPHPSEASTNQMFMSTSHKFNYGDSKVWRCTHSNGSAPAISISISPSTPTTPSPSTPTTPSPSPPTPKTSPPPPTPSPPPPTPNKAPSPPPPTPSPPPSTPTKVPSPLPPTPSPTPPTPTKAPSPPLPKPSPHPPPTPTKAPSPPPPTPSLPPPTPTKVPSPPPPTLSPPPTPTKASSPPLPKPSLPPPTPKKTPFPPPPTPSLPPPTPKKSPSPSPPSDDESSSPSQPSNPPHHHHHEYPLEHIGRCYRNMGQVGFCRGQMAISFYTRLFKVSKYCCNLIVNMKNECDDVIWGYFYDPHFVPLVRCTCHVSF, via the coding sequence ATGAAATGCTCCATCGTCCTAGTGGAAGCAGCTATCCTCTGCCTCGTCGCTTTTCCGACCACAACCGTCGGCAAGAACCTGAGATTCGGGCTAAAGCCTACCCAAGGATGGCCACATCCGTCGGAAGCCTCAACAAACCAGATGTTTATGAGCACTTCCCATAAGTTTAACTATGGGGACTCTAAAGTTTGGAGATGTACTCATAGCAACGGATCTGCTCCTGCCATTTCCATTTCCATTTCTCCGTCAACTCCAACAACGCCGTCACCGTCAACACCAACTACTCCGTCTCCTTCGCCACCCACTCCCAAAACGTCTCCGCCGCCACCTACACCATCTCCTCCACCTCCAACTCCCAATAAAGCTCCATCCCCACCGCCACCTACACCATCTCCTCCTCCTTCGACTCCAACGAAAGTTCCATCTCCGCTGCCACCTACACCGTCTCCTACACCTCCAACTCCAACGAAAGCTCCATCTCCACCGTTACCTAAACCATCTCCTCATCCTCCTCCGACTCCAACGAAAGCTCCATCTCCGCCGCCACCTACACCATCTCTTCCTCCTCCGACTCCAACCAAAGTTCCATCTCCACCGCCACCTACACTATCTCCTCCTCCGACTCCAACGAAAGCTTCATCTCCACCACTGCCAAAACCATCTCTTCCTCCTCCAACTCCCAAGAAAACTCCATTTCCACCGCCGCCAACACCATCTCTTCCACCTCCAACTCCCAAGAAGTCTCCGTCTCCTTCGCCTCCAAGTGATGATGAGTCATCATCTCCTAGCCAGCCATCAAACCCACCTCATCATCATCATCATGAGTATCCATTGGAACACATTGGAAGATGTTATAGAAACATGGGACAAGTTGGGTTTTGTCGGGGGCAGATGGCGATCAGTTTCTACACGAGGTTGTTTAAAGTCAGTAAGTATTGTTGCAACCTTATCGTCAACATGAAAAATGAATGCGACGACGTCATTTGGGGATACTTCTACGATCCTCACTTTGTTCCTCTTGTTCGTTGCACTTGTCACGTCTCCTTCTAG